The genomic stretch CTGCCTCGCCCGCCAATGCGCCGAGGTGCTGGCACAGTTGCCGGCGGGCGCGATCCTGGAACTGGGCGCCGGCAGCGGCGCCTTGGCCTGCGACTTGTTGTCCGAGTTGCGGCAACTCGGCTGCCTGCCGTCCAGATACCTGATCCGCGAGCGCAGCGCGAGCCTGCGCCGGCGCCAGGCGCAGCGGGCGCGAAGGCGCCTGCCGCCGGCCTGCCGGTCCCGGATCGAATGGCTGCAAGCGCCGCCGGCAGAGCCATTTCAGGGGCTGATCCTGGCCAACGAGGTATTGGACGCATTGCCTGTGCACCGGGTGCGGCTACGGCGCGACGGCTGGAGAGAATTGCGGGTAGTCTGGCGCGACGGCAAGCTGGCCTGGCAGGAAGCCGTGCCCAATCCCTCGTTGCGGCGGCACATCGAGCGAATATGCGGGAGGCGGAACCTTGCCGCGGGCTATGTCACCGAATTGAATTGCGGCCTCCACCGCTGGCTCCGCACCGCCGTCCGTCCCCTGCAAAGCGGTATCTTGCTGTGCATGGATTACGGCTACCCGCGCGCCGAATACCTGCACCCGCAACGTTCCATGGGCACGCTGCTCTGCCACTATCGGCACCGCTTCCATGACGATCCCTTGCTATGGCCGGGATTGCAGGACATCACCGCCTCCGTGGACTTCACCCTGCTGGCCGAGGCCGGAAAGGCATGCGGTCTGGACCTCTATGGTTATGCCGACCAAGCTTGGTTCCTGCTCGGTTGCGGCCTGGACGCCCGACCGGGCCCGGAGCCGCCCGCTGCGGAATGGACCCGGCAGGCGCGCCAACTCCTGCTGCCTGGGGAAATGGGGACTCGTTTTCAAGTGGCCGCCCTGGGCAGGGGCGTCGCCGGCCCTTTGACTGGCTTTCGCTACCAAAACCGCCGCGAATGTCTGGCGAAACGCGCGCCGGAACCGCGGCGAAACCGGGAATAGCGGCGCCTGCAAGGGCGCCTGCCCGTCCGTGGCGCCAAGTCCGTTGCGAGCGAGGCTCCCTTCATGTTCCGCGGCTTGGCAGGCGGGGAATNNNNNNNNGCGGGGAATGCCGGGCAGGCGGGGAATCCGGCGCCGCGGCAAAAACCCGCACGGAGTTCCCGCGCGACATGCCGTCAAGAACAGAACTCCGCCAAGGTTTCCTGCAACAAGCTATCGGAGAAATCGGAGGTGACGAAACCATCGCCGAGGGCGCGCAAGAGTACCAGGCGCAGCCTGCCGGAACGGGCCTTCTTATCCACGCCCATCAGTTCGAGCAGGCGCGATGCCTCCAGCCCGGCGGCGGGGCGCAGCGGCAACCCGAACGCCGCCAGCAGGCGGTCAATCCGAGCCGTCGCCCGCGCATCCAGCCAGCCATGCCGACGGGACAGGTCCGCGGCCATAGACAAGCCGACCGCCACTGCCTCCCCATGCCGCCAATCGCGGTAGGCAAGGGCGGTCTCAATCGCGTGGCCGAAGGTATGCCCCAGGTTCAACAGCGCCCGCGTCCCCTGTTCCCGTTCGTCGCAGGCGACGACCTGCGCCTTGATCCGGCAGGAACGCTCGACGATATGAGACAGCGCCTCCGGGTCGCGCCGCCGGAGACGCTCCACATTTTCCTCCAGCCACGAGAAGAGGCCGGCATCCCGCACCAAGCCATACTTAATCACCTCTGCCAGCCCGCAGGCGATTTCCCGGTCCGGCAGGCTGGCCAGGGACTCCATGTCCGCGATCACCGCCGCGGGTTGATAAAAGGCGCCGATCATATTCTTGCCCAGATCGTGGTTGACGGCGGTCTTGCCTCCCACTGCCGAATCAACCTGGGCCAGGAGAGTGGTAGGCGCCTGCAAATACGCGATCCCCCGCTGGTAGCAGGCCGCAGCGAAACCGGCGATGTCGCCGATCACCCCGCCGCCCAGGGCCACGATGACGCTGTCGCGGTCGTAGCGCCCCTCCAACAGGCGGCGGACGATCCTCTCCAGGGTTGCCAGCGACTTGCAGGATTCCCCGCCTTCCAGCGCCAGGGATTGCGCCTCTTGCG from Gammaproteobacteria bacterium encodes the following:
- a CDS encoding SAM-dependent methyltransferase translates to MDYTNSTRPGGAELPAPRPASRQRSRLLLGRLREEIACRGSIGFARFMERALYAPGLGYYDSDQEPFGPRGDFITAPELGPLFARCLARQCAEVLAQLPAGAILELGAGSGALACDLLSELRQLGCLPSRYLIRERSASLRRRQAQRARRRLPPACRSRIEWLQAPPAEPFQGLILANEVLDALPVHRVRLRRDGWRELRVVWRDGKLAWQEAVPNPSLRRHIERICGRRNLAAGYVTELNCGLHRWLRTAVRPLQSGILLCMDYGYPRAEYLHPQRSMGTLLCHYRHRFHDDPLLWPGLQDITASVDFTLLAEAGKACGLDLYGYADQAWFLLGCGLDARPGPEPPAAEWTRQARQLLLPGEMGTRFQVAALGRGVAGPLTGFRYQNRRECLAKRAPEPRRNRE
- the aroB gene encoding 3-dehydroquinate synthase; translation: MAGLPLRVFRVELGARSYPIYIGSGLLRAPALYAPHVRDRRVLVVADRAVVPLYLDSVLAGLGAQEAQSLALEGGESCKSLATLERIVRRLLEGRYDRDSVIVALGGGVIGDIAGFAAACYQRGIAYLQAPTTLLAQVDSAVGGKTAVNHDLGKNMIGAFYQPAAVIADMESLASLPDREIACGLAEVIKYGLVRDAGLFSWLEENVERLRRRDPEALSHIVERSCRIKAQVVACDEREQGTRALLNLGHTFGHAIETALAYRDWRHGEAVAVGLSMAADLSRRHGWLDARATARIDRLLAAFGLPLRPAAGLEASRLLELMGVDKKARSGRLRLVLLRALGDGFVTSDFSDSLLQETLAEFCS